In Amblyomma americanum isolate KBUSLIRL-KWMA chromosome 8, ASM5285725v1, whole genome shotgun sequence, the DNA window ACGTGGGGATTGTCGAACTCTCTCTTTAAGGTGGCTTGGAATTTTAGGAATTCCGCAATGCCTTAAAGAGTTGTGAGTGAGAAAAATCTTTGAAAAGAAATGCACTGCCTCAGAGTAGCCTCTGTGGCAACGCATTTCTTTGCAGTGATTTCTCGTGTTTCTGTCAAAAGTTTCTTGTAATGTACGTCAGTGCTTGCCCTCAATAACAGTCTGAGGAAGAGCTTCATTTTGTAATTGAAGAAGCTTCACTATTCACTTGGCATGCGTTTCCATAGCAGTGTATCATGCGGAGTGTGCATTAGCAAATATGCAGCGAGGTATGCACAATACCTCGCTCCGAATTCAGCACGCGTTCTCGCTTCTTCATGGTATTTTCTCACCTTCAGGCTGAGTACATACAGTGGATATCCGAGAAATAGGTGAATATGTTGATAAAGGAAAACCTCAGGCAATGTCAAGTAGAGGGTGTTTGCTTTGCAGAGGAAGTTATTTTATGGTGTAACATGTGCATAAATATGCGGTTTTTGGTTTTAGCTGCGGGGTTTGTGTTTGGTGACTTGGTTAGATATGCTTCAACAAAAGTTGAAACAGTGGAAAAGACGAGGACGACACACAGAGAGTGCAGTCTTTCAACTTCATTACAAGTACGAGACTGCCAGGCCCTGTATTTTTAGTTTGGCCTTTCGTCGGAGGTTCTCCCTCATATACATACAGGAACTGACAGTTGGAATCCCACATGTGTCGTCATCGTTTTTCACTGTACCAGTTGTTGTTGAATTGCATCACGTAGCACACTGAAATAGTGTGGATTGCCAGTGCAGTGTCCACATGTGATGCGTCGGCATTGTATATTGACAACAATCGCACGTGCCTGCACTGTATCTCATTTTTAGCGTCGCGCTCGGATCGTACACTTGTAAAAATGACATGCGGACACATCTGTGTGCTGACTGTGTTTTTGTTGCATGGAGTAGCGTGTGAATGGCGTGCCTCTGCGGActctaaaaaaaaagtgaaaaacagcTCAGTGATGCAGACCATGTTGCTTTCAGCACCCATGTCATTCTCTTTTCCTTGTTGCATCTTTGGGctgttttttgctctttttttagtTGAACCAACTTGCCTGCCAAGAACCCatcttattgtaattttatttttttagttcATCTTTCATTGTCATTGTATatagttttttttctctgtctctctatACGATGGCTTATGCATTCAGATGTTGTAAGGTTTAAATACTTGCAGTGTATATAGCTTTTGGCATGTGCATTGCAGGCAGTAGGGTGGCTTTAATTTTTGAAGAGCCTTCTTTGAAATGGAATTTGGTTTGTTGTTGCATATACAGACATTTCTGTTTAATCAGtgacaagagaaaaagttttttgctGCTGTTTCAGCACGTAACAGTGCAGTAGTACCTAAGGAAGTCAAAGTACTGCAGCCACGTTACATTTCATATGTGTTTGATTCATGTGGAAGCAACTTGTCGTGCAATGCATTGGAGGTCATTTCATATGCCCGAAATGAGTCCTGTCATGGtatgtgttttgttttgttatcctgttttctttttgttggttTTTCATGCAGCACATATATCTGGTTTAGATCTGGCTTCAAGTGCAGCTGTTAGTGAACTAGCCCAGCTGAAAACCCAGATGCATAACTaaactgttttattttttattttttctcagctAGTGCTGTGTACATTTTGTGACTGGACTGTGGCATCGACACCACATAGAGAGAATGGACTGCTAGTTCTGGTGTGTGTGTAAGCTGACAAAAGTCTAGCAGCGTCCGGTAACAGAGTGTCCCAGTCTATTTTTGTGTGTTCTGTTTATGCCTTTTATTGGCATTTTCGGTTCATGTGATCCATTCTTGAAGCTGCACGCTCAACGAAAACACTGTACTGAAAGTTGTGTTTATCTTTGTAGGTGTGGCTGTCATGAATGAACGAAGCAACTGCACTAATGCATCCAAGCAGGGAAATTTGCTGTCTTAATCATTTTATCGAAAGTTCAGTTGTGTCGGAAATTTCGCCGATTTTTTTCTTAAGGCAATTAGCTGTAAAAGGAAGCTGGCAAAGTATGTATGAAACTAGATCTGGCCAGTTATCTGTGAATGTCTGTTTTTGGGGGACCACAATTGGCATGaaggtaaaaaaagaaataagaagcTGTAATTAAGTGCTCACATCGGTATTGTGCTAATGGTGGCAGTTGATTTTAAGCTTCACAAAATTTCACATTAGCGGTCGTGACTTGTTCAAAAGTACAATAAAATATCTGGTCTTATCtggcttctttgtttctttgtcaCTTACATGCATTAGCATTACCTGCATTAATTACGCATGGAACATGTATTATGACACCATGCTGGTGtgaaaacaaaatattcacagatgaTCAACGCAATTCATGCAGCAGAGCGCGTTAGCATAGATGTTCCCCTGGACAGAGCAGCCCCCGACATGTACCATGACTCTCCCATCCCGCCGCCAGGGGCGCCAGCGTACCTGCTGCACGCTCGCAGGCGTGATActacagtgcctagaatatactggcagtatattctaggcactgtatTGATATGGTGGCTGCACAGTCTAGGATATCCGCAGCCGCGCCATTGCCATATTGCAAGCTGACCGGCGTCACTGCACGGCTGTAATTCGGCCCCATCTCGTTGCGTTGTCGCGTCATAGCGCCATCATGGATCGCGCGCTTCCCAGCATCACTCTCCAGCGCGTCTCGACTCTGGACAAAATTCCCACTGTTGACCACCGCCGGCGACATCAGTGCAGGGCTCTTCGCAGATGTTTTGCAGAGGGGGGGCGCTGTGGCAACTGCCGCCTTTTGCATAATTGGAGACGGAGCATTTCAAGCTTCCCAGTTGGTCTAATAGTGATATTGTTTCCTCTGTCACTGGCGAAACGTCATCCAATCCAAGCGATGCCGACGAAGATGAATACAGCCCGGGCTCTTGCTCTGTCATTAGCTACACTATGCGCGCGGTAGACACGCTTCGCCTGTTTGCACAAATACAGGGCCTAATGGAGAAATTGGCACCCCGGTAATTCGAGGCTGCAGTAGTCAACAGCGAGGAGTCCGCCTCGGCGGGAGACAAAAaattgcgtgtgtgtgtggggggggggggcttaattATGCGATGACAGTGCTTTAGCATTAGGGCTTCTTGCTTGAAAGGAGAATAGGCGCCAACATTAGTTGTGTCATCGTGCTCTGGCGTTCTGATAGAATGTTTTTGAAATAATTTAAGAGGAACGCGCGAAGAGCTTCCAGCGCCCTCAGTCCAGAGTCGCTAGAAGAAATCGGATAAATCGAACGTATAGTTTCTCTCCGTTTGGATGGATTATGCCCAGCTGTCTCCTATGGTATTTGCAGGCGTTTCGTTCACTGCGCGGAAGTGAGAAACCATTAAGTTATTGAATTAACAAAAAGGGGTGCGAAAATGATTCCTGTGCTTTCAGCTCACTTGTAATAAGTACAGGAGATAATTAAGAGGTCGAGCTCCAGCACGCGCATGCATGGCGAAACTCTCGCGTCTAAGGCAATTTCTTAGTATCGCTTCATCTCGACGGGCCAGAGGCAgacaaggaaaacaaaaaaagagaaaagactgGCAGCAGGAAACGCGACGACGCCCTGTCTGCAGCCCAAGGAagcagcggcgcggcgaagtGCACTCTCACTATTCCCGGAGTATACGCACCCTTTCGGCTACAGTACGCATGTGCGCAAGCGGCCGACTTTTGCTAATGGAAATGCGGCAATAAAAATTCAAATGGTGCGCTTAATTGTCTCCTAtacgtgcggaaatgcgaaagcatttaagCACCGCACGTGTCGGCATCCAAGCACTAACTGGCAGGGAGCGACGCAGCTTCTTAAcgatacatgttttttttttttttgtgacatcatCAACTCGTCGACAATTTGAAACGTGATCATATCACGTGACTAGTCCCATCACATGAACGGTTGCTGACGTCACTATCACTATTGACAGCACTATTTGATTTGATtaatgggtgtttaacgtcccaaagcgactcaggctatgagggacgccttagtgaagggctccggaaatttcgaccacctggggttctttaacgtgcactgacatcgcacagtacatgggcctctagaatttcgcctccatcgaaattcgaccgccgcggccgggatcaaacccgcgtctttcgggccagcagccgagcgccataaccactcagccaccgcgacggctattACCAGCACTATTATTgtcactagagtcactaaataaagactctAATAGTGACTCTAATTGTCACTATTATTACTGTCACCAACTATTACTACCACTATTGCTGTCAATAACTGTCACTATAACTATTACTTTCACTATTACCGTCACTCACTTAACTAACACTATTACTGTCACTATCATTATGACGAACTATTACTATCACTAAACGGTCTTACCACCGTAGTATTACTGTCATTATTACTCTCGCTGCTGCCAGCTCCCTAATTTTCAGTCTCAACGATACATTTGGGCGCAACTCAGAAAATGAATTTACTGTCGTAAACACAAACGTCAAAGGCTTCGAATACAAATtttaaggtgcactaaagaggattctgagttCGTCTTTTTTCCACGGGAACTCGGATTGCACGCTcaaagcattcttagaaactccgAATTATTATCCTGCGCGGCagaagtattttctgcgcacACGTTGTTGATCAGGAGATGACTGGCTGTACCCCCCTCTCTCATTTCCCTTGTTCTTTTTGCtgtgattctgcatatataaggcaccttcactcaaataaattcagttgatagtttgcactctttccgtcttcttggctttttcctgtgtttgtctcttttgaatgcgcaacgtggttcttcaaagcaatgcaccaactagcccaacaagaagtcctTCTAAACTACCTGATGTGCACCGAGGGCACTTTTATTAATGTTCCTCCTTCACCTTTACAAGTCAACGCCTGTGTCAACTTCATCGTCAGGGCTACATGTCAAGCCAGGTACATCGCCTTCTGCCTCCGGAAGGGAATCATTCCCGAAGAACTAAGTTCACTGTTCGGTTTCATCAAGCCGCGAACGACCATTCTAAAACGCATTTGCAGATATTTAAGATCGGAAATTTGGAGCTAAGTACGCAGGTTCCAAGACCTTTTGCGCTCACTTTGCTATGCGATTGACCCGACCTGGCTAGCAGAAATTAAGCAGCGTTCCGAAAGAAAAGTTGCCGCCCAGATGACAGAGTTTTGGTGGGCCCGGTGTATTCAGCAAACTCTGGCCCGCAGCAGAACAACGAGCAAGACTCTTGGCGCCAGCAGCCTTGTAGTCCCGAATGACGTGGTATTGCCTGAAGATGTGACCGTACTTAGCAAAGGTCCTAAATACAGTCTTGAGCCTGTAGTTCCAGCGCACAACCTGCTAGCAGTTAACCGGCGGATCTCAAGCCAGGCTGACCAAGACCAAGAAAGATGTCTACTGGAAGGTGTAGAAGCTTTGACCAAGACGTTCAACACGGCGTTTACCAAGCATGCCAAAGACCCAATCAAAAGGGTGGTCTCGTTCTTCAAGCAAAACGAGTTGCGCTTGCTTCAGGCAGACAAGAACGGAGGATTTGTCGTAATACATGATAAAGTTTTCAACGCGAAGGCGATCCAAGCCATCACAAAGAACTTCGTCTGTGTGAAACCTAGCGCTACAAGGATCAAGAGCAGAGCCGCTGCTTTGTGTAGTGACCGTGGACTGTACAGGCTCGCTAGCTCAATAACTGCATGTAAAACGAAAGCGCTGTCTGTATTCTTcgctgcaaaaacgcacaaggactcAATGCCGTTTAGAACAATCGTAAGTGAGAAGGGATCATGGCAGCTTCTGATAAGCCAGTATTTACTGCGGCACCTCAATTCTTTACAACTTGAAGACCCTTTCTATACCAAGAATTCGACTGATGTAGTAGCCTTCTTCAATTCCAATGACCATATCAGCTACGCCTTTTCTGTAGATGatgaggatttgttttattcattgcCGCATCAAAGGTTGTTTGTAGCTGTCTGAGATTGCATTGAAAGAAGTGGGATAATAGGCTTTCAAAACTCAGCTGGGGTATCAGCAGATGGCTTCATTTCTTTGCTCGAATTTTATTCGAAAGCCACCTTCATATCTTTTAAAGGCAACTTTTACATTCAACGACaaggaatttgtattggttcttGCGTCGCCCCTGTTCTTAGTAGCATATTTTTAGCCGCCATTGACCGCTCCCTAAATGACGAGTTTGCTAATCTGGGAGTACTGAAgtgttttagatatgttgacgatttttttattgttttatccaAACAAATGACATTGACCCACACTGACTCAGTGAGTAGAATTTTAACTGTCTTTAGAAATTATGGGCGAGGCTTGACTTTTACGCATGAACTTCCTTCTAATGGgttgttgcagtttttagatattaaccttAACGTCGGCTTACAACATGCCTGCTGACACTACGCGCCacgagcaaagaaagagctaCTGCCGTATGATTCCGCGCACTCGAAGATAGTCAAGAGAGCAATTGcaagctcgtgcctggaatctgctcttaccaagtcatgcccgcatgcaatgcatatCAGCTTTAATAACCAAATTGAAaggttgctttcagccggcttcccctgcgacgTCATAACAGCTGTGGCCGAGAATCTTAGGAAGATAAATAGAAGAGATCAAGGTAGCGCGAATGAGCCGCTGCCAAAAAAGATCGTGGTGGTGCCATATCTACACAAcgtggcgcacaatgtaaaaaaagtggccaagaggcatggtACGTGTCcctgtcgtattttctgccccacaGTAACTCGCAGGCTTATGCCCGAGAATCAGCAACCAAGGAGCTAGAGGCACTGGATGGGGCATAAAACATGCTGAAGCGTTTGTCAAATGTGTCACGGgcgtggtttatgaaatcccgctcaagtgtggagGCGCCTATACGTGGGAcaaacaggccgttgcgtgaatgaacgcgcaggggaacatgcccgatcaaTTCGAAATAAAGGAGCGAATCTGCCCGTTCATTGCCTTGCCTTCAGTGGATGCAAGCCTCTGCTTAAGAAGATAAGAATTCTAGGAAAAAGTAAAAACtaaacagcgcgtgagcttttggaggcctaccacattaaaaaaaaacggcgataaatgtataagcgacactttggtcaaattgtacaagaagtattttctgcgcacatGTTGTTGATCAGATGACtggctgtaccccccccccccccttttccctctctcattccccttgttctttttgctgtgattctgcatatataaggcaccttcactcaaataaactcagttgatagtttgcgctctttccgtcttcttggctttttcctgTGCTTGTCTCTTTTggatgcgcaacgtggttcttcaaagcaatgcacacaactagcccaacaagaagtcctAAACTACCAAATGTTTTGCATATGTTCGTCACTCTATCTAGGAGTTTTGCAGCATGGTGTGCCAATGTTAACCATCTTGTTTTTCGTTCTTTCGAGCTTTGCTTAGCTTAATTAGCCTCAAAGATAATCATAGCTTCGCttctttaaaatttgtttttattgtattaaAAGCAGTTCAAAACTGGCGCCACTTAAATGAGCTAGAACCTGCTCGACTACACGtatttaactgaaaaaaaaaactacttggCTACAACCAACTTGTCTTAACATCGACTTTTTTGCTAACTTTCAGCATATTTGCAACAAATATTGTATGCGAGCTCACACAGCTGTAAAAACGTATGTAGCCAGCTGAAGCCGAAATTGGAGAAGTCAAGCTGGCGTTTGCTGCACCGGCGGTCTGTTCAGCTCACAATGTCGAGCGTAACTATTCCAACCGAAAAAGAATTGCGAGAGAGACCATTTGTCACATTAAATTTTGTCGTAAGTATCAACCTAAGTATGCTGGCCCTTTCACAGTTACTTTACTATTTTTCTTGTGACAGGTCGTCGGCGGGAGCCCGTCCCATAGGCATGACCTGTGTCAGCAGCTCGTTGCGCTGTCGGCCGAGTCGGAATTTCTGCACTGCACGGCGCAAGTATCTTCTCATTAGTTTTAAGCACTTCAGGCCTAACGAGATGCTTATTGTCAGCATTATTTTGCTGATTAACGTATTGCACATTTGCAGGGCTAGCTTCGGTTCGGTGGAAGAGCTTGCGAAAGGCGTTTCTGAAATCACGGAAAATGTACTCTGCGTCGTGGTCGTGGACATGACTTCTGTGCTCGAGTTGGTACcgcatttccttctttcttggtACATTTTGCTGCAATTCACTAATTCGTTACGTACCCATGTTATTTTATTACTAATAAAATAATATAGGAATTAATAATAAATATTATAGTATGTATATATTTTTTAGCTATATAGTAACCTATTTGCGCATGTGCagattatcattattattattattcctcccACATAGCTGTGAAAGCCTCGAAAAGTGGTTGGTGGGACTGCACAAACTGCAGTTCTTCGGCAAAGTCTGCATTGCCATCTATAATGGTGAGCATGGATGTTTAAGTGCATTCTGTGCAAGCTACGAGAAGGTTTCTCTTGGAAGCTGAAAAGAGCATGCCTTCAGTCCACAGGGCCAGCGAACGTATTTGCTCCACAGAATTCATCCATGCTGTACGTACCAAGCACCGGCCTACTCCAATCTTCTTTCATGGGCCTGACAAAGTATGTGACTTCAACCCAAATTCAAGCCAGAATACGTTTGAGACCTGTAAAATTAGTTCTACTCGTATCTGCAAAAAATACGGTGATCTCCCACCGCATAGGGCGAGATCTGCTGCGTTCATTACTGTCTCATAGTGCATGTTATCATGTTATTCTTAGTTCCTCGTTCTTTTTGCTGTCATTGGAACATTATAACAAAATCTGTCTGTCCTCATATGCTTAGCCTGTAAGTGTAATTGCTACCAATAATAATACTGTCAGTATCCACCATACTTATTTTTAGTGATTCATTAAGGGGTGCACTCCACATTTTTAATGTCAGCGCTACTATAGCAGCTGAAGGAACGTAAAGTGGCTCACCCAAGCGCACATGCCCCTCTGTGAACATTTATTTGCCCAGGCTTCGCGGCTCAAAGTGCATTTTGAAAAAGTGAGCTACATATGGCAGAATGCAATTCAGGTCAAATGTCGCTGTCATTAACTATGCTGCTGacatgaaagacgcgggttcgatccgggctgcggtggctgaatttcgatggaggcgaaattctagaggcccgtgtactgtgcgatgtcggtgcacgttaaagaaccccaggtgattgaaaattctggagacctccactacggtgttccttatagcctgagtcgctttgggacgttaaaaccccataaaccaaaccattaatGATGGACTAGACTGGGAGGGacggtcatcatcatcaaaaaGCAGATTACATACatccactgcaggagaaaggtcTCTCTTAATGCTGTCTGGCTATCTCTGCCcggcgccagctgcagccactgtaTCCCAGAAAGCAAGCAAGCTTCCTCCTTAACCTCATCTGTCCAGCAGAATATTGGTTGTGCCTAGCTATGTTTCCCTTCTTGTAGAATGCGCTATGTTACCCTGACAGTATATCAGTTATCTGTTCGCTGTGTTACATATCCAACTCAGATTAATTTAGCCTCTTGATTTCCACTGTGGCATTAATAACTTGAGTTTGTTCTTGACTCCACATTGTTCTCTTCCTGTTTCTAAAGCTTGCccccattatttttctttccctagcACACTGTGCTGTCCTTACTTTAATTCATTTCAATAGTGTGCTCCGCTATCTACAGACAGCAACAGGAGGACGTAAAAATGAGCTTTCTGGCTTGTTTATATTGGCAAAGCC includes these proteins:
- the LOC144100882 gene encoding uncharacterized protein LOC144100882 isoform X2, whose product is MSSVTIPTEKELRERPFVTLNFVVVGGSPSHRHDLCQQLVALSAESEFLHCTAASFGSVEELAKGVSEITENVLCVVVVDMTSVLDCESLEKWLVGLHKLQFFGKVCIAIYNGPANVFAPQNSSMLYVPSTGLLQSSFMGLTKQNGMCLPHLFCAGEK
- the LOC144100882 gene encoding uncharacterized protein LOC144100882 isoform X1, giving the protein MSSVTIPTEKELRERPFVTLNFVVVGGSPSHRHDLCQQLVALSAESEFLHCTAASFGSVEELAKGVSEITENVLCVVVVDMTSVLDCESLEKWLVGLHKLQFFGKVCIAIYNVHRASERICSTEFIHAVRTKHRPTPIFFHGPDKAKWHVLAASILRWGEIAAGLRGEVTVQYLETVIKQPDDAEDT